One region of Maylandia zebra isolate NMK-2024a linkage group LG10, Mzebra_GT3a, whole genome shotgun sequence genomic DNA includes:
- the LOC112435455 gene encoding zinc finger CCHC domain-containing protein 12-like, with protein sequence MDVIQSEGVKVPNSVLVGGLTGDEVDNEVIDYLGQFGSIGRVIKVTSTEAQFKNTAIVEFQSGEPVQFLKDSFPCKRQSRNPSVVHHIQLLSALYAADRGSCLTHSYLTELKGLAKLSGADFEKVLLDELARMKKSTESDPAVGPNVTVPNQNLQLTSDTDQDEPAIIEHQSSLKLGSDLTHLPEHDSHSSSPSVEVTPSHRKTTIYLPPEQLTTPEVQRVVVEHVIKNNEMPSQGHAKLRPFSGKTPCSTFEADYDTWCNNVEFHLIDCTISDKHMVRKIVESLLPPAANIVKHLGHNASPHDYLSLLDSAYGTVDDGDELFAKFLSTNQNSGEKPSAYLQRLQITLSKVIKRGGITTDDSDRQLLKQFCRGCWNNSLITTLQLEQKKDKPPSFPELLLMLRTEEDRQAAKSSRMKQHLGISKPKAHLNSLEVGEYVTDDTDVSAVNDRLVPFDAHKLERKLAKLQAQVASLKASAIDSSSQNSDKPNKKTKPKFKILPKEKSDPSETKPTKKPRPWYCFRCGEDGHIAPSCSNEPNPELVEMKRKEFNQKLQVWEEQNMSALN encoded by the coding sequence ATGGATGTAATCCAAAGTGAAGGTGTCAAAGTACCTAACTCTGTCCTAGTAGGAGGGTTAACAGGCGATGAGGTTGACAATGAGGTTATTGATTACTTAGGGCAGTTTGGTTCTATTGGAAGAGTAATCAAAGTAACTAGCACAGAGgcacagtttaaaaacacaGCCATTGTGGAGTTCCAATCAGGTGAACCAGTCCAGTTCCTTAAGGATAGCTTCCCTTGCAAAAGACAAAGCCGTAACCCAAGTGTTGTCCATCATATCCAGCTTCTGTCTGCGCTGTATGCTGCAGACAGGGGTTCATGTTTAACCCATTCTTACCTAACTGAACTGAAAGGGCTTGCTAAACTGAGTGGTGCAGATTTTGAGAAGGTTTTACTAGATGAGCTGGCCAGAATGAAGAAGTCCACTGAGAGTGATCCCGCAGTTGGACCAAATGTAACAGTGCCTAATCAGAATCTGCAGCTCACTAGTGACACAGACCAAGATGAGCCAGCCATCATAGAGCATCAAAGTTCTCTTAAACTGGGCAGTGATTTAACCCACTTGCCTGAGCATGACTCTCACTCATCCTCTCCAAGTGTAGAAGTGACTCCCTCGCACAGAAAAACCACTATCTACTTACCACCTGAACAGCTCACTACACCTGAAGTACAGAGAGTAGTAGTTGAGCATGTTATTAAGAACAATGAAATGCCTTCTCAAGGTCATGCAAAGCTCAGGCCCTTCTCGGGGAAAACCCCTTGCTCTACTTTCGAAGCTGATTATGATACGTGGTGCAACAATGTTGAATTCCACCTCATAGATTGTACCATATCTGACAAACATATGGTAAGGAAAATAGTTGAGAGCCTTCTTCCACCAGCTGCTAACATTGTAAAGCACCTTGGTCATAACGCTTCTCCCCATGACTATCTCAGCCTTCTTGACTCAGCGTATGGTACTGTTGATGATGGGGATGAGCTTTTTGCCAAATTCCTGAGCACAAACCAGAACTCAGGTGAAAAGCCTTCTGCCTATTTACAGCGGTTGCAGATAACCCTGAGTAAAGTCATTAAAAGAGGTGGCATCACTACAGATGATTCAGATCGCCAACTGCTTAAACAGTTTTGTAGAGGTTGCTGGAACAACAGCTTGATCACAACCTTGCAGCTTGAGCAGAAGAAGGACAAGCCACCTTCATTTCCAGAGTTGCTCCTCATGCTACGTACTGAGGAGGACCGGCAAGCGGCAAAGTCCAGCCGAATGAAACAGCACTTAGGCATTTCTAAACCTAAGGCACATTTGAACTCCCTTGAAGTAGGAGAGTATGTCACTGATGATACAGACGTATCAGCTGTTAATGATAGGCTAGTGCCTTTTGATGCACATAAGTTAGAAAGGAAACTTGCAAAGCTACAAGCCCAAGTGGCTTCACTGAAAGCATCAGCTATTGACAGTTCAAGCCAGAACTCTGACAAGCCAAATAAGAAAACCAAACCTAAGTTCAAGATTCTTCCTAAAGAGAAATCTGACCCAAGTGAGACTAAGCCCACTAAGAAGCCACGCCCATGGTACTGCTTCAGGTGCGGCGAGGATGGTCATATTGCTCCCTCTTGCAGCAATGAACCAAACCCTGAACTAGTTGAAATGAAACGTAAGGAGTTCAACCAAAAACTACAAGTCTGGGAGGAACAGAATATGTCAGCTTTAAACTAA